The Montipora capricornis isolate CH-2021 chromosome 1, ASM3666992v2, whole genome shotgun sequence genome contains a region encoding:
- the LOC138049000 gene encoding uncharacterized protein, with amino-acid sequence MPTHCCVPECTKKGCRDENGNKISHFKFPIDDPQLKRKWLHAIRRDEGKYFKVTEATKVCSRHFRPGDIKKTLAGKNELRPGVVPSLFAWIRTSPRKRKAPIARNFGNKPPSKVARKLNVSSVDLADHIPNNSANDDPVEFAESANGNMSFSCSVRDAEMQTEPEFGSDTELRQQVLEQKSQLEIATRRIEALQKQLFLVDRFKDDDSSMRFYTGFPNWSTFLAVFNYLNPGDEGENIAYWLSQSNVSVPAEFYDESEGEPLRKLGRPRNLRPIDEYFAVMCRLRQGLPEEHLAHLFKVSVSTVSRVFITWVNFMYLRLGQINIWPSRTAIDKTMPEDFKKKYSSTRVIIDCTEVRCQMPSSLQLNGELFSNYKHHTTLKGLIGISPGGAITFISQLYTGSISDREIVVRSGFIDLPFEDNDSVMADKGFKICCHWEFP; translated from the coding sequence ATGCCAACTCACTGCTGTGTGCCAGAATGCACAAAGAAAGGCTGCCGTGacgaaaatggaaataaaatatcGCACTTTAAATTTCCGATCGATGACCCTCAGTTGAAGAGAAAATGGCTACACGCTATAAGAAGAGATGAAGGGAAATACTTCAAAGTGACTGAGGCTACAAAAGTATGCTCGAGACACTTCAGGCCAGGTGACATTAAGAAAACCCTCGCTGGTAAAAATGAACTGAGACCTGGAGTTGTGCCTTCCTTGTTTGCATGGATTAGGACATCACCACGCAAGAGAAAGGCTCCGATTGCACGAAACTTCGGAAATAAACCTCCAAGTAAAGTGGCCCGTAAATTAAATGTTTCATCCGTAGATTTAGCGGATCACATTCCGAATAACTCTGCAAACGACGACCCAGTTGAATTCGCCGAGAGCGCCAATGGAAACATGTCATTTTCTTGCAGTGTGAGAGATGCAGAGATGCAAACAGAACCGGAATTTGGAAGCGATACAGAACTTCGACAGCAAGTATTGGAACAAAAATCTCAGTTGGAAATTGCTACTCGACGTATCGAGGCGCttcaaaaacaattatttttggtAGACAGATTTAAAGACGATGACTCTTCAATGAGGTTTTACACTGGTTTCCCAAACTGGAGTACATTTTTGGCTGTCTTTAATTATTTGAATCCAGGAGATGAAGGGGAAAACATAGCCTACTGGCTTTCTCAATCAAATGTGTCTGTTCCAGCGGAATTCTATGACGAATCAGAGGGAGAACCGTTAAGAAAACTTGGTAGACCAAGAAACTTGAGGCCTATTGATGAATATTTTGCTGTTATGTGCAGACTCAGACAAGGACTACCTGAAGAACATCTTGCACATCTTTTTAAAGTTTCAGTGTCTACAGTAAGTCGAGTTTTTATTACCTGGGTTAATTTTATGTACCTAAGGTTAGGGCAAATCAATATTTGGCCTTCTAGAACAGCTATTGACAAAACTATGCCGgaggattttaagaaaaaatattcatcGACCAGAGTTATTATTGACTGCACAGAAGTTAGGTGCCAGATGCCAAGTAGTCTACAACTGAATGGTGAATTGTTTAGTAATTACAAACACCATACAACCCTTAAAGGTCTGATCGGAATCAGTCCCGGAGGTGCCATAACCTTTATAAGTCAACTCTACACAGGAAGCATTTCAGATCGGGAGATAGTTGTGAGAAGTGGTTTCATTGATTTGCCTTTTGAAGACAATGACTCAGTCATGGCAGACAAAGGGTTCAAGATCTGTTGCCACTGGGAGTTTCCTTGA
- the LOC138051587 gene encoding uncharacterized protein isoform X2 yields MEHATKVVVDMAVIDKRETGGNSVTMEKEGLRRLLEKMATVLPFSEITTDASSSIMKLVREMKDKFPQLLELFHSLDIWHKAKKLSKCLHQAARIKGCESLKEWIDDIVSHFWFCCQNCEGCVDELKEVWFGVLHHVCGDHKWAEGECRHSPEETPSNGKTYLKKSSKALAALRKVVLDKKWLSNLAFYVRFRYPYFIMRIMLAAIDHNMHLCRGQKLNAAGEERGHRKYSKRTQKFHAETVKEEKAYSYFPFLMAKMLKERCLLEGSFSQKADDNVFNPKQIAPTIAMKAAPSTEVLMKGPSRLAKPPLKKWNSSTGETTDH; encoded by the exons ATGGAACATGCCACTAAAGTTGTCGTTGACATGGCTGTTATTGACAAGAGAGAAACTGGTGGCAACTCTGTCACTATGGAAAAGGAGGGTCTTCGACGACTCCTGGAAAAAATGGCCACTGTTCTTCCTTTTAGTGAAATAACGACAGATGCTTCATCCTCTATCATGAAATTGGTGCGTGAAATGAAAG ATAAATTTCCACAACTACTTGAGTTGTTCCACTCGCTTGACATTTGGCATAAAGCCAAGAAACTTAGCAAGTGTCTTCACCAA GCTGCTCGAATTAAAGGATGTGAATCACTAAAAGAGTGGATTGATGATATTGTGAGTCATTTTTGGTTTTGCTGCCAAAACTGTGAAGGATGTGTCGATGAGCTAAAG GAAGTTTGGTTTGGGGTACTACATCATGTTTGTGGTGATCACAAATGGGCTGAAGGTGAATGCAGGCATTCCCCAGAGGAGACACCATCAAATGGAAAGACCTACCTGAAGAAAAGTTCAAAAGCTTTGGCAGCTTTAAGAAAAGTGGTCCTTGATAAAAAGTGGCTTAGTAACTTGGCATTCTATGTTCGTTTCAG GTATCCTTACTTCATCATGCGTATTATGCTGGCTGCCATCGACCACAATATGCATCTTTGTAGAGGGCAGAAACTGAATGCAGCTGGCGAGGAGCGTGGCCACAGAAAGTACTCTAAGCGCACACAAAAATTCCACGCAGAGACTGTCAAGGAAGAGAAAGCGTACTCCTATTTCCCCTTTCTCATGGCCAAAATGTTGAAGGAGCGTTGTCTTCTGGAGGGAAGCTTTTCTCAGAAAGCTGATGACAATGTGTTCAACCCAAAGCAGATTGCTCCCACTATTGCCATGAAGGCAGCACCCTCTACTGAGGTATTGATGAAAGGGCCATCGCGTCTTGCTAAGCCACCTTTGAAAAAGTGGAACAGTTCAACAGGGGAAACAACTGATCATTAA
- the LOC138051587 gene encoding uncharacterized protein isoform X1, which translates to MEHATKVVVDMAVIDKRETGGNSVTMEKEGLRRLLEKMATVLPFSEITTDASSSIMKLVREMKDKFPQLLELFHSLDIWHKAKKLSKCLHQAARIKGCESLKEWIDDIVSHFWFCCQNCEGCVDELKEVWFGVLHHVCGDHKWAEGECRHSPEETPSNGKTYLKKSSKALAALRKVVLDKKWLSNLAFYVRFRHTSVLESYNSMLTKYAPKRMAFEYPYFIMRIMLAAIDHNMHLCRGQKLNAAGEERGHRKYSKRTQKFHAETVKEEKAYSYFPFLMAKMLKERCLLEGSFSQKADDNVFNPKQIAPTIAMKAAPSTEVLMKGPSRLAKPPLKKWNSSTGETTDH; encoded by the exons ATGGAACATGCCACTAAAGTTGTCGTTGACATGGCTGTTATTGACAAGAGAGAAACTGGTGGCAACTCTGTCACTATGGAAAAGGAGGGTCTTCGACGACTCCTGGAAAAAATGGCCACTGTTCTTCCTTTTAGTGAAATAACGACAGATGCTTCATCCTCTATCATGAAATTGGTGCGTGAAATGAAAG ATAAATTTCCACAACTACTTGAGTTGTTCCACTCGCTTGACATTTGGCATAAAGCCAAGAAACTTAGCAAGTGTCTTCACCAA GCTGCTCGAATTAAAGGATGTGAATCACTAAAAGAGTGGATTGATGATATTGTGAGTCATTTTTGGTTTTGCTGCCAAAACTGTGAAGGATGTGTCGATGAGCTAAAG GAAGTTTGGTTTGGGGTACTACATCATGTTTGTGGTGATCACAAATGGGCTGAAGGTGAATGCAGGCATTCCCCAGAGGAGACACCATCAAATGGAAAGACCTACCTGAAGAAAAGTTCAAAAGCTTTGGCAGCTTTAAGAAAAGTGGTCCTTGATAAAAAGTGGCTTAGTAACTTGGCATTCTATGTTCGTTTCAG GCACACAAGTGTTCTTGAAAGCTACAATAGTATGCTAACAAAATATGCTCCCAAGAGAATGGCATTCGA GTATCCTTACTTCATCATGCGTATTATGCTGGCTGCCATCGACCACAATATGCATCTTTGTAGAGGGCAGAAACTGAATGCAGCTGGCGAGGAGCGTGGCCACAGAAAGTACTCTAAGCGCACACAAAAATTCCACGCAGAGACTGTCAAGGAAGAGAAAGCGTACTCCTATTTCCCCTTTCTCATGGCCAAAATGTTGAAGGAGCGTTGTCTTCTGGAGGGAAGCTTTTCTCAGAAAGCTGATGACAATGTGTTCAACCCAAAGCAGATTGCTCCCACTATTGCCATGAAGGCAGCACCCTCTACTGAGGTATTGATGAAAGGGCCATCGCGTCTTGCTAAGCCACCTTTGAAAAAGTGGAACAGTTCAACAGGGGAAACAACTGATCATTAA
- the LOC138058243 gene encoding uncharacterized protein encodes MSALSCLLKGSPSLPLYTTTHLLCRSRRFDCILQQGIHAVFTSGTTLRSHLVPPKDPVELTKQDGVVYMIPCECGKVYIDETGRPMQDRIKEHERDIRLARTQTSAVSEHANNTGHNPLGNEVKFIDLDPHWYTHMVKEVIHIRLHPNNINRVSGIEILQAWMPTIKKHNRRTVRQQTAE; translated from the coding sequence ATGAGTGCGCTCTCATGTCTCTTAAAAGGCAGCCCCAGTTTGCCCTTATATACTACTACTCACTTGttatgtagatcgcgacgtttcgactgcatactgcaaCAAGGCATACACGCTGTTTTCACGTCGGGGACTACATTAAGATCACATCTAGTACCACCGAAAGATCCTGTCGAGCTGACTAAACAAGATGGTGTGGTTTACATGATTCCCTGTGAATGCGGTAAAGTCTACATTGACGAGACTGGAAgacctatgcaagatagaatcaaagaacatgagagagacatccgacttgcccgtacccagacctccgccgtttcagaacacgcaAACAACACCGGACACAACCCACTTGGGAACGAAGTCAAGTTTATTGATCTtgatcctcattggtacacacACATGGTCAAAGAGGtgattcacataagacttcaccctaacaacatAAACAGGGttagtggaatagaaattctgcaagcatggatgcccacgatcaagaaacacaacaggAGAACCGTACGACAGCAGACTGCCGAATGA
- the LOC138058255 gene encoding piggyBac transposable element-derived protein 4-like — protein sequence MNVGACGTVKANRKQMPKELLPARLPSQKGDLPVIMWSENLVACAWQETKRVYFLSNVDTNLTTDKAAKSRGGEGGYRTVEKPVIAERYNLKMGGVDCLDQMLGTYQCPHKCLKWYHTLYPRAREIALVNGFILYKKANPTKKVTPKKFTEEVISGLL from the coding sequence ATGAACGTTGGTGCCTGTGGCACAGTGAAAGCCAATAGGAAACAGATGCCAAAGGAACTGTTACCTGCAAGGTTACCTTCACAAAAGGGGGACCTACCTGTTATCATGTGGTCTGAAAACTTAGTTGCTTGTGCATGGCAAGAGACAAAAAGGGTTTACTTTTTGAGCAATGTGGATACCAATTTAACCACTGATAAAGCTGCTAAAAGTAGGGGTGGGGAAGGTGGATATCGTACTGTTGAAAAGCCTGTTATAGCAGAGCGTTACAATTTAAAAATGGGTGGGGTGGACTGTTTGGATCAAATGCTGGGGACATATCAGTGCCCCCACAAGTGTCTCAAGTGGTACCATACACTCTACCCTAGGGCTCGGGAGATTGCTTTGGTCAATGGTTTTATTCTTTACAAGAAGGCCAACCCCACTAAGAAAGTAACCCCAAAAAAGTTTACGGAGGAAGTAATCAGTGGGCTTTTGTAG